From one Lycium ferocissimum isolate CSIRO_LF1 chromosome 5, AGI_CSIRO_Lferr_CH_V1, whole genome shotgun sequence genomic stretch:
- the LOC132057762 gene encoding uncharacterized protein LOC132057762: MVNLLLDLISQNQAGFLRGRSIVENILLTQEIISDIRLRTNKVKKNGNQIVANVVMKLDMTNAYDRLSWLFLTNVMRRMGFSERAVKQGDPLSPTLFILAAEALSRALYSLNDNLWYTGYGMPKWSPSINHLAYADDTIIFASPCDIALRLIMQVLGAYEAASKLLAKVRNKLQGWKGKLLSFGGRAILLKHVLQAMLMHLLSVIDPPSFVITKLHKIFAQFYWSNKIGESNRHWASFIGVTKLERVIDIGLNGKRCAYQLMREVLVLDL, encoded by the exons ATGGTTAACTTGTTACTAGACTTGATCTCTCAAAATCAAGCTGGTTTTTTGAGGGGTAGAAGTATAGTGGAGAACATCTTATTAACACAAGAGATTATATCAGATATTAGGCTCAGAACTAATAAAGTAAAGAAGAATGGAAATCAAATAGTCGCTAATGTTGTAATGAAGCTTGACATGACAAACGCTTATGACAGATTGTCATGGCTTTTTCTCACAAATGTCATGAGGAGAATGGGATTTTCTGAGAG AGCGGTAAAGCAAGGTGATCCATTGTCACCTACTTTGTTCATTCTAGCAGCTGAAGCTTTGTCTAGAGCACTGTATTCATTGAATGATAATTTGTGGTATACTGGCTATGGGATGCCAAAATGGAGTCCTTCTATTAATCATCTTgcatatgcagatgatactATCATCTTTGCATCACCTTGTGATATCGCTTTGAGACTGATTATGCAGGTTTTGGGTGCATACGAAGCAGCTTCTA AATTGCTTGCTAAAGTAAGAAATAAATTACAAGGATGGAAAGGCAAACTTCTGTCCTTTGGAGGAAGAGCAATTTTATTGAAGCATGTTCTGCAGGCAATGCTAATGCATCTCTTGTCTGTAATAGATCCTCCATCATTTGTGATCACAAAGCTGCATAAGATATTTGCTCAGTTTTATTGGAGTAACAAAATTGGAGAGAGTAATAGACATTGGGCCAGTTTTATTGGAGTAACAAAATTGGAGAGAGTAATAGACATTGGGCTAAATGGAAAGAGGTGTGCTTACCAGTTGATGAGGGAGGTCTTGGTTTTAGATCTCTAG